Proteins encoded within one genomic window of Candidatus Cloacimonadota bacterium:
- the hypE gene encoding hydrogenase expression/formation protein HypE, with translation MKDKVITLGHGSGAGLTRQLIHDVFDSQFHLPALDDAVHINDRIVTTTDAYVVQPLFFPGGDIGKLSVTGTLNDLSMSGSKPAFLLASFIIEEGFLIEDLRKIVASMQKAAAEAGVKIIGGDTKVVEKNKCDGIFITTSGVGFIEPEIDLSAKNIREGDKILVNGTLGDHTIAIINARQKLGLEPPPKSDCADLYEIVQILLRSGKLRFTRDATRGGVATILNEIYEETGLGIIIEESKVPVKDSTSAVCGLLGLDPLYMANEGKLLAFINDADDKLIHQLQEHHLGEEASIIGEVTLAVKGVYLRTAIGSLRPLLMLTSDPLPRIC, from the coding sequence ATGAAAGATAAAGTAATTACTCTTGGACATGGCAGTGGTGCAGGTTTAACAAGGCAATTGATCCATGATGTCTTTGACAGTCAGTTTCACTTACCGGCACTCGATGATGCAGTTCATATCAACGATAGAATCGTCACTACTACAGATGCCTATGTTGTGCAACCGCTCTTTTTCCCCGGGGGTGATATTGGGAAACTCTCCGTAACCGGTACCCTTAACGATCTCAGTATGAGTGGCAGTAAACCTGCCTTTTTATTAGCGAGTTTTATTATTGAAGAGGGTTTTCTAATAGAAGATTTACGGAAGATCGTTGCCTCTATGCAAAAAGCAGCTGCTGAAGCAGGAGTAAAAATAATAGGCGGTGACACCAAAGTTGTAGAAAAAAATAAGTGTGACGGTATATTTATTACTACTTCAGGTGTAGGTTTTATCGAACCGGAAATAGACTTATCAGCGAAAAATATTAGGGAAGGTGACAAAATTCTGGTTAATGGTACCTTGGGAGACCATACAATAGCTATCATTAATGCACGACAGAAGTTAGGATTAGAACCTCCCCCTAAAAGTGATTGTGCAGATCTTTATGAAATAGTGCAAATTCTCTTAAGATCAGGTAAACTAAGATTTACCAGAGATGCCACAAGGGGTGGTGTAGCTACTATTCTCAACGAAATATACGAAGAGACCGGTTTGGGGATCATAATAGAAGAGAGCAAAGTTCCTGTTAAAGATTCGACATCAGCTGTTTGTGGGCTATTAGGATTGGATCCGCTCTATATGGCAAATGAAGGGAAACTATTAGCATTCATAAACGATGCTGATGACAAGTTAATTCATCAATTACAGGAGCATCATTTAGGCGAAGAAGCGTCAATAATTGGTGAAGTCACCTTAGCGGTAAAGGGAGTATATCTGAGGACAGCTATCGGAAGTTTGCGCCCGCTTTTGATGTTGACATCAGACCCCTTACCGAGAATCTGTTAA
- a CDS encoding hydrogenase maturation nickel metallochaperone HypA has translation MHEGVIVKSLFEIAAKSREESGLNEVQTVKVIVGKFHQIVREVMDMYFELMKKDYAGFSNALLVIEERELKIRCKSCNAVILLKEANFSCSECGSIKTEVVEGNELYIESLIGVDKDKNC, from the coding sequence ATGCACGAAGGTGTCATAGTAAAATCACTCTTTGAGATAGCTGCTAAGAGTCGAGAAGAATCGGGGTTAAATGAAGTACAAACAGTAAAAGTAATTGTGGGAAAATTTCATCAGATAGTCAGAGAAGTGATGGATATGTATTTCGAACTTATGAAAAAGGATTATGCAGGTTTTTCAAATGCTCTTCTGGTAATAGAAGAGCGCGAACTTAAGATCCGCTGCAAGAGCTGTAATGCAGTGATTTTGTTAAAAGAAGCCAATTTTTCCTGTTCTGAGTGTGGTTCTATTAAAACTGAAGTAGTAGAAGGCAATGAGCTGTATATTGAATCTCTTATCGGAGTGGACAAAGATAAAAATTGTTGA
- the hypB gene encoding hydrogenase nickel incorporation protein HypB, translating into MNTKEIKVMQKILNINDRIADDLRSEMQQKRILYVNLMSSPGSGKTTLIEKMAERFSKNIFAIEGDIQTTLDSERLAKAAIQVYQINTGPFGGDCHLEAGWIRSALEEIDLSNIDYLFVENIGNLVCPAEFDIGAHINAVVISVTEGEDKPLKYPLAFRNSQLCIISKIDLLPYLDFEIAKLKENIRNINPQMEIIELSAKSGQGLERWFKFLKKRKY; encoded by the coding sequence ATGAATACCAAAGAAATCAAAGTGATGCAAAAGATCCTAAATATTAACGACAGGATCGCTGACGATTTAAGAAGCGAAATGCAACAGAAGAGAATTCTCTATGTAAATTTAATGAGTTCTCCCGGTTCAGGGAAAACTACTTTGATTGAAAAGATGGCAGAGAGATTTTCTAAAAATATCTTTGCTATTGAAGGTGACATCCAAACAACTTTGGACTCGGAACGTTTAGCAAAAGCCGCTATACAAGTCTATCAAATTAATACAGGACCATTTGGAGGTGACTGTCATTTAGAAGCAGGTTGGATTCGTTCTGCTCTGGAAGAAATTGATCTTTCCAACATTGATTATCTCTTTGTAGAAAACATTGGAAATTTGGTTTGTCCGGCTGAGTTTGATATCGGTGCACATATCAATGCTGTAGTAATAAGTGTCACGGAAGGTGAAGACAAACCGTTAAAATACCCATTAGCTTTCCGCAATTCACAGCTCTGTATCATTTCTAAAATCGATTTACTACCCTATCTTGATTTTGAAATTGCTAAACTCAAAGAAAACATAAGAAACATTAATCCCCAGATGGAGATCATAGAACTCTCGGCTAAATCAGGTCAGGGCTTAGAAAGATGGTTCAAGTTTTTAAAGAAGAGAAAGTATTAG
- a CDS encoding CBS domain-containing protein codes for MNRELKELFDIRKNVIHAVKGDTTIKDAVDIMNIHHIGALIVLDDQENVIGIFSERDVMKKLASTNDLVGHLPVKEIMTPKENLITIDGEETIGEIMEVMTDKGVRHLPIIDKEGVLHGLISMRDIFRMLLRDARKDVNDLTNYVTGKYPA; via the coding sequence ATGAACAGAGAATTAAAAGAGCTGTTTGACATCAGAAAAAATGTAATTCATGCTGTAAAGGGAGACACAACAATCAAAGATGCAGTAGATATTATGAATATCCACCACATTGGTGCTTTGATTGTTTTAGATGATCAAGAAAACGTGATCGGCATATTTAGTGAACGTGATGTAATGAAGAAACTTGCCAGTACTAATGATCTGGTTGGACATTTACCTGTTAAAGAAATAATGACTCCTAAAGAGAATTTAATCACAATCGATGGTGAAGAGACGATTGGAGAGATAATGGAGGTCATGACGGATAAGGGTGTTCGTCATCTTCCGATTATTGATAAAGAGGGGGTTTTACACGGTCTGATCTCAATGAGAGATATATTCAGGATGCTCTTAAGGGATGCCAGAAAAGATGTCAATGATCTAACAAATTATGTAACAGGGAAATATCCTGCCTAA
- a CDS encoding UTP--glucose-1-phosphate uridylyltransferase: protein MSDSSNDRNQLLDRYRHIMKQEGLHDLITETFLFYFHQVMLGITGKMSNSEIDPPDKSNLVDYSGLKQTSRENLDKLVIIKLNGGLGTSMGLKRAKSLLPVKGKMNFLDVIIRQVLSLRNRTEKEIPLIFMNSFNTNEDTLQYLEKYPDLGLFKVPLSFTQNKYPRIIRETMEPYQHPFDENQNWNPPGHGDIYMAMAISGVLDKLLESGIEYAFISNSDNLGAVVDEKILNYIVGENVPFLMEVCLRSEIDKKGGHLAQDISNQLVLREIAQCPEEELGEFQDIELYKFFNTNNLWINLIELKKIMVENKNLFMLPIILNTKDVEGTSVIQIETAMGAAISMFSSSKALIVPRERFAPVKKTNDLLTIWSDAYTLTDDFRIVLNEECKAIPSIILDEEYFKTIEQLETRFPNGAPSLKNCQRLEIIGDFHFGEDVAIEGIVKIQTQQPVYVYDMVIKKDKCF from the coding sequence ATGTCGGACAGTTCTAATGATCGTAATCAGTTATTAGACCGTTACCGTCACATCATGAAACAGGAAGGGTTACATGACTTGATTACCGAGACGTTTCTCTTCTACTTTCATCAGGTAATGCTTGGCATTACCGGCAAAATGAGCAATAGTGAAATCGATCCTCCCGACAAATCCAATCTTGTTGACTATTCAGGATTAAAACAGACCAGTCGAGAAAATCTGGATAAATTGGTAATTATCAAACTGAACGGTGGCTTAGGGACCTCTATGGGTCTCAAAAGAGCAAAATCACTGCTCCCTGTTAAAGGAAAGATGAATTTTCTGGATGTTATAATTCGGCAGGTCTTATCTCTAAGAAATCGAACCGAAAAAGAAATTCCGCTTATATTCATGAACAGCTTTAACACAAATGAAGATACACTACAATACTTAGAAAAATATCCTGACTTGGGTCTCTTTAAAGTACCGCTAAGTTTCACACAAAATAAGTATCCACGGATTATCAGAGAAACAATGGAGCCGTATCAGCATCCTTTTGATGAGAACCAGAATTGGAATCCTCCCGGTCACGGAGATATCTACATGGCAATGGCTATTTCGGGAGTTTTGGATAAACTGCTGGAATCGGGAATAGAGTATGCTTTTATATCTAATTCAGATAATCTGGGTGCAGTAGTTGACGAAAAGATCTTAAACTATATTGTCGGTGAGAATGTACCCTTCTTAATGGAAGTTTGCTTACGTTCAGAGATTGATAAGAAAGGTGGACATTTAGCTCAAGATATCTCCAACCAATTGGTCTTGAGAGAGATAGCACAATGCCCGGAAGAGGAATTGGGAGAATTTCAGGATATTGAGCTTTATAAATTCTTTAATACGAATAATCTCTGGATCAATCTCATAGAATTAAAGAAGATTATGGTTGAAAACAAAAATCTCTTTATGTTACCTATTATTTTGAACACCAAAGATGTAGAAGGGACTTCCGTAATTCAAATTGAGACGGCAATGGGAGCTGCGATTAGCATGTTCTCCAGTTCTAAAGCACTCATAGTTCCAAGAGAAAGATTCGCTCCGGTAAAGAAGACTAATGATCTACTAACGATCTGGTCTGATGCCTATACATTAACAGATGATTTTCGTATCGTATTAAACGAAGAGTGCAAAGCAATACCATCTATTATACTCGATGAGGAATACTTTAAAACAATTGAACAGTTGGAAACAAGATTTCCTAACGGTGCACCGTCCTTAAAGAATTGTCAGAGGTTAGAGATTATTGGTGATTTTCATTTCGGTGAAGATGTAGCTATTGAGGGTATAGTCAAAATACAAACACAACAACCGGTCTATGTTTATGACATGGTAATAAAGAAAGATAAGTGTTTTTAA
- a CDS encoding biotin--[acetyl-CoA-carboxylase] ligase, with protein MREIPFFDQIINYQKTDSTFIRAKNLILSKDVQGNFLCIAETQTVGKGRNDKYWFSPIGGLWMTAGFYNLPLKSSLTLYLAISIVNALIKLYPEIADNVYIKWPNDLILKNKKLGGILTSAYPNLKYILSGIGLNTNNREFPSELNNIAISLSEYVRKLIDNELLLYEIFNNFAEGLPDYLDNELGKLKQLFNERFSYLKNKKVHIQTKFEELHGVAKGINDKGALILLLENGTFLPVYSGSVTKIDDITII; from the coding sequence ATGAGAGAGATACCTTTTTTCGATCAGATCATTAATTATCAGAAAACCGACAGCACTTTTATTCGGGCTAAGAACCTCATTTTAAGCAAAGATGTGCAGGGAAATTTTCTCTGTATTGCTGAAACACAAACTGTTGGAAAAGGTCGTAATGATAAATATTGGTTTTCTCCAATCGGTGGTTTGTGGATGACTGCCGGATTTTACAATCTCCCTTTAAAAAGCTCATTAACTCTATATTTAGCTATCTCAATCGTTAATGCATTAATCAAGCTTTATCCTGAGATCGCTGATAATGTATATATCAAGTGGCCAAATGATCTTATCTTGAAAAATAAGAAACTGGGTGGTATTCTGACTTCTGCATATCCGAACCTGAAATACATTCTTTCGGGTATAGGATTGAATACTAATAATCGAGAATTCCCCAGTGAATTGAACAATATTGCGATATCATTATCAGAGTATGTCAGAAAGCTAATAGATAACGAGCTCCTTCTCTATGAAATTTTTAACAATTTTGCGGAAGGACTACCGGATTATTTGGATAACGAATTGGGAAAGCTTAAACAACTATTTAACGAGCGGTTCTCATATTTAAAGAATAAGAAAGTTCATATTCAAACTAAATTCGAAGAACTGCATGGCGTTGCCAAAGGAATAAATGATAAAGGTGCCTTGATCCTTCTATTGGAAAACGGCACTTTCCTTCCTGTTTATAGTGGTTCAGTAACGAAAATAGATGACATAACTATTATTTAA
- the queA gene encoding tRNA preQ1(34) S-adenosylmethionine ribosyltransferase-isomerase QueA has translation MSLTNRSTYFYELPGELIAQYPHKKRDDCRLLCLDKQSGKVSHKSFPDLLSHLHSGDVLVLNTSKVIPARLKGRKESGAAVEVLLLRELQPNRWECLVKPGNRLKKGTKINFSDDLRATIVEHFTEGMRVIDFHHSGDFWQILDHLGEMPLPPYIKRNTIIDDSENYQTVYAKERGSAAAPTAGLHFSKDLLNSLTEKGVIVTSVILHIGLDTFRPVKVENILEHQMHREFCSISQESASIINQAKLEGRRIIAVGTTCVRTLESFIEHNFQKNGISMNNRNHIQSGSKWSDLFIYPGFKFQIVDGLLTNFHLPESTLLMLVSAFAGYENVMAAYQQAVQERYRFFSYGDAMLII, from the coding sequence ATGTCCCTTACAAATAGATCTACATATTTTTATGAACTGCCCGGGGAATTGATAGCTCAATATCCCCACAAAAAAAGAGACGATTGTAGATTACTTTGTCTCGATAAGCAAAGTGGTAAAGTATCTCATAAAAGCTTTCCTGATCTTCTTTCTCACTTACATTCAGGTGATGTACTTGTTTTGAATACTTCAAAAGTAATCCCTGCTCGATTGAAAGGAAGAAAGGAGAGTGGAGCAGCTGTTGAAGTACTTTTATTAAGAGAATTACAACCTAATCGCTGGGAATGTCTCGTAAAACCGGGTAACCGTTTGAAAAAGGGTACTAAGATCAATTTTTCTGATGATCTTCGTGCAACAATAGTTGAACATTTTACAGAAGGTATGAGAGTTATTGACTTTCATCATTCAGGTGATTTTTGGCAAATACTTGATCATTTGGGAGAAATGCCGTTACCCCCCTACATCAAAAGAAATACTATCATTGATGACTCTGAAAACTACCAGACTGTTTATGCTAAAGAAAGAGGTTCTGCTGCTGCACCTACTGCCGGATTACATTTCTCTAAAGATTTACTTAACTCACTTACAGAAAAAGGAGTGATCGTAACAAGTGTTATTCTGCATATTGGTCTGGACACATTTCGTCCGGTAAAAGTAGAGAATATACTCGAGCATCAGATGCATAGAGAGTTCTGTTCGATATCTCAAGAAAGTGCGTCTATAATCAATCAAGCCAAGCTAGAGGGCAGAAGAATAATTGCAGTAGGAACAACTTGTGTTAGAACTCTGGAGAGCTTTATTGAGCATAATTTTCAAAAAAATGGTATCTCAATGAATAATAGAAATCATATTCAAAGTGGTTCAAAATGGTCAGATCTCTTTATTTATCCCGGTTTTAAGTTTCAAATAGTTGATGGATTATTGACAAATTTTCATCTGCCTGAATCTACTCTATTGATGCTTGTTTCTGCATTTGCAGGTTATGAGAATGTTATGGCTGCCTATCAGCAGGCAGTTCAAGAGAGATATCGATTCTTTAGCTATGGGGATGCAATGTTGATAATATGA
- a CDS encoding DUF3108 domain-containing protein produces MPFRKKLLIISLFLLLNLLTHRGYSSSFQDGEKLTFDIRYGIIGAGQATLSVEEIEFRENTPAWKITSQARTNRFFDRIFKVRDEIESVMDKDLFVSHRFTKQLSEGNYRQYRIHYYYPEQNYTLYMRWDFSKNQFDEERMDIPPETHDILSAFYWLRTQDISPGDSVVVNVTADGRNYPAEVRIHRIETIKTIFGNKECLVVEPILEGDAIFKQTGEILIWLTNDVYKIPVRMQSKVIFGSFTATLSEAVNVPYK; encoded by the coding sequence ATGCCTTTTAGAAAGAAATTGTTGATTATTAGTCTATTCTTGCTGCTAAACCTCCTAACACATCGCGGATATTCATCCTCCTTTCAAGACGGCGAAAAGTTGACTTTTGATATCAGATATGGTATCATAGGTGCTGGTCAAGCAACCCTGTCGGTTGAAGAGATTGAATTCAGAGAAAATACTCCTGCTTGGAAAATCACTTCTCAAGCGAGAACAAATCGTTTCTTTGATCGTATTTTTAAGGTACGTGACGAAATAGAATCAGTAATGGATAAAGATCTTTTCGTTTCCCACCGCTTTACAAAACAGTTAAGTGAAGGAAACTATCGGCAATACCGTATCCATTATTATTATCCAGAGCAGAACTACACTCTTTATATGCGTTGGGACTTTTCCAAAAATCAATTTGATGAAGAACGGATGGATATCCCACCGGAAACACATGATATTCTCTCTGCCTTCTATTGGTTGAGAACTCAAGATATTAGCCCGGGTGACTCTGTTGTCGTCAATGTAACAGCTGATGGACGAAATTATCCCGCTGAAGTTAGAATTCATCGAATAGAAACAATAAAAACTATTTTTGGCAATAAAGAATGTCTCGTTGTTGAACCAATTTTGGAAGGTGATGCTATTTTTAAACAGACAGGCGAAATCCTTATCTGGTTAACCAATGACGTATATAAGATTCCAGTAAGAATGCAGAGTAAAGTAATTTTTGGGAGCTTCACGGCTACCCTATCCGAAGCGGTGAATGTCCCTTACAAATAG
- a CDS encoding SDR family oxidoreductase, with protein MSNKKPAILITGANGNIGSALAASFAEEGCKLILFCHLTTHRIDKLIKQYESSIKVIKADITNLSELESSLLQINEEPDFFPNALIHTASMRSIDSAPLIETTPELWEKIIETNIIGTYNVLKAIISLFQKNNGAKDFDNWSRIVLLGSDVSRIGLPNGSAYAASKAAISNMTRSLSYELAEHNILINTVSPGPVEIDDTHFTEQYRRFRSKYYDEMLKRTPLKRLANPSDIISLCRFLISRDNKYITGEEFFVTGGKL; from the coding sequence ATGAGTAACAAGAAACCTGCTATCTTGATTACCGGGGCTAACGGTAATATTGGTTCTGCTTTGGCTGCTTCTTTTGCCGAAGAGGGCTGTAAATTGATTCTATTCTGTCATCTTACCACTCATCGAATAGATAAATTAATTAAACAGTACGAATCTTCGATAAAAGTCATCAAGGCAGATATTACTAACCTTTCTGAATTGGAATCATCTTTGTTGCAGATCAATGAAGAACCCGATTTCTTTCCTAATGCTCTGATTCACACAGCTTCTATGAGAAGTATAGATTCTGCACCATTGATAGAAACCACTCCTGAATTGTGGGAAAAGATAATTGAGACCAATATCATTGGAACATATAATGTTTTGAAAGCAATTATCTCGCTCTTTCAAAAGAATAATGGAGCGAAAGATTTTGATAATTGGAGTAGAATAGTATTGCTGGGTTCTGATGTGAGTAGAATAGGACTCCCTAATGGTTCTGCTTACGCTGCTTCCAAAGCGGCTATCAGTAACATGACCCGTTCACTTTCTTATGAGTTGGCAGAACATAATATTCTCATTAATACTGTTTCACCCGGTCCGGTTGAAATTGATGACACTCATTTCACAGAACAATATCGTCGTTTCCGCTCAAAATACTACGATGAGATGCTCAAAAGAACACCATTAAAAAGACTGGCAAACCCATCTGATATCATCTCTTTATGTCGTTTCTTGATATCACGGGATAATAAATACATTACTGGCGAAGAGTTCTTTGTCACCGGAGGAAAACTATAA
- the coaBC gene encoding bifunctional phosphopantothenoylcysteine decarboxylase/phosphopantothenate--cysteine ligase CoaBC: protein MLKNKNILLGVTGGIAAYKAVELASRLIKEGANVKVILTGNAQEFITPLTFRSITNQSVVTRLFNSEAPIEHISLAEWSDIVVIAPATANIIGKVAGGIADDLLSTTIMAATSPKLFVPAMNSFMWDNSIVQENIDKLEHYGYIFVPPDTGRLACGYEGKGRFPDISEIIYFIKSALYYQIDLTSQKVLVTAGACREYLDPMRYISNESSGKMGLALARAAYHRGADVTLITGHISEAAPYYIDTHTASSSKEMYDLTLRYAKEMNMIIMTAAVTDFQPLKKEVDKIKKEKLNASGLNLKLIPTDDILKKLGSSKSSSQTLVGFAAETTNIVVNARKKMLTKKCDFMIANNINTAGKDDTQLIILEEDKETEVVGDKFFVAHQIWDKIK from the coding sequence ATGTTAAAAAACAAGAACATTCTGCTTGGAGTTACAGGTGGTATTGCTGCCTATAAAGCTGTTGAATTAGCCAGTAGATTAATAAAAGAGGGCGCTAATGTTAAAGTCATTCTAACAGGCAATGCACAAGAGTTTATAACTCCTTTAACATTTAGATCAATTACTAATCAATCTGTCGTAACAAGGCTGTTTAACAGTGAAGCCCCCATCGAACATATTTCTCTGGCTGAATGGAGCGATATAGTTGTTATAGCCCCAGCAACTGCTAATATAATAGGGAAAGTAGCTGGTGGTATAGCGGACGATTTGTTAAGTACGACTATCATGGCTGCTACTTCTCCCAAATTATTTGTTCCTGCAATGAATAGCTTCATGTGGGATAATTCTATTGTACAGGAAAATATAGATAAATTAGAACATTATGGATATATCTTTGTACCACCTGATACTGGTAGATTGGCTTGTGGATATGAAGGTAAAGGACGTTTCCCTGATATTTCGGAGATAATCTATTTTATCAAAAGTGCTCTCTACTATCAAATAGATCTTACCTCGCAGAAAGTGCTTGTAACAGCTGGAGCTTGTCGAGAATATCTTGACCCGATGCGTTATATATCCAATGAATCTTCCGGCAAGATGGGTTTAGCGTTAGCAAGAGCAGCTTATCATAGAGGTGCAGATGTCACACTCATTACAGGCCATATCTCTGAAGCAGCACCATATTATATAGATACTCATACTGCCTCAAGTTCAAAAGAAATGTATGATTTGACTCTGCGTTATGCGAAAGAGATGAATATGATAATAATGACTGCTGCTGTTACAGATTTTCAACCTCTCAAAAAAGAGGTGGATAAAATTAAAAAAGAAAAACTCAATGCTTCTGGATTGAATCTTAAACTAATTCCTACTGATGATATTTTAAAGAAGCTTGGTAGTAGCAAAAGTTCTTCTCAGACACTGGTCGGTTTTGCAGCAGAAACCACAAATATCGTAGTCAACGCTCGCAAGAAAATGCTCACTAAGAAATGTGATTTTATGATAGCAAACAACATTAACACAGCCGGCAAAGATGATACTCAACTTATTATTCTGGAAGAAGATAAGGAAACTGAAGTTGTTGGTGATAAGTTCTTTGTTGCTCATCAAATATGGGATAAGATAAAGTAA
- the gpmI gene encoding 2,3-bisphosphoglycerate-independent phosphoglycerate mutase → MQKRVLLMILDGWGINPDKKGNAIAAASTPNMDQFFKDNPQSVLKTSGLDVGLPEGVMGNSEVGHMNIGAGRVVYQLNTLIDKLIEEGEFYKNKALNKGIDYAKENKSKLHLFILLSDGNVHSNLNHLKALLELCRRKEFSNVYLHAFMDGRDTLPNSGLGFMKDYLEQSKNLGFGKLASISGRYYAMDRDKRWERIQKAYDALVHGEGEKYEDPLVAIKESYENEITDEFIIPKVIIENDKPVARIEDGDSIIFLNFRADRTRQLTRAFIIPDFNDFPVEKFKNLHFVSMSEYDISFNPYLEVAFRNPELKNILGEVLANHDLKQLRLAETEKYAHVTFFFNCGREEPFKGEERILIPSPKVASYDLQPEMSALEVKDKLLQALQQEEYSLIVVNFANCDMVGHTGVFEAAVKAVETVDLCVGEIVPQAKRHGYDIIITADHGNAEKMLDENDNIFTAHTTNIVPIGIYRQEGNDFSIEENVLGALAPTILSMLDIPIPEEMDVKCLIKECQ, encoded by the coding sequence ATGCAAAAAAGAGTATTATTAATGATCTTAGACGGCTGGGGAATTAATCCCGATAAAAAGGGAAATGCTATTGCAGCTGCTTCGACACCAAATATGGATCAGTTTTTTAAAGATAATCCACAAAGTGTATTAAAAACTTCCGGTTTGGATGTCGGTTTACCGGAGGGAGTCATGGGCAACTCTGAGGTAGGGCACATGAACATTGGTGCAGGTAGAGTAGTCTATCAACTAAATACCCTAATAGATAAACTTATAGAAGAGGGAGAGTTTTACAAGAATAAAGCACTCAATAAAGGGATAGATTATGCCAAAGAAAACAAGAGTAAACTTCATCTTTTTATCCTTCTTTCTGATGGTAATGTTCACAGCAACCTAAACCATTTGAAAGCTTTGCTAGAACTTTGCCGGCGTAAAGAATTTTCTAATGTCTATCTTCACGCCTTTATGGATGGTAGAGACACACTTCCTAATTCCGGTTTGGGTTTTATGAAAGACTATCTGGAGCAGAGCAAGAATCTTGGCTTTGGTAAATTGGCATCAATCTCAGGTAGATATTATGCCATGGATAGAGATAAACGGTGGGAGAGGATTCAAAAAGCTTATGATGCTCTTGTTCATGGAGAAGGAGAAAAGTATGAAGATCCTTTAGTGGCTATCAAAGAGAGTTATGAAAATGAGATCACAGACGAGTTTATAATTCCCAAAGTTATTATAGAAAATGATAAACCTGTAGCAAGAATCGAAGATGGTGATTCGATTATCTTTCTCAATTTCAGAGCAGATCGCACACGACAACTAACCAGAGCTTTTATTATCCCGGATTTTAATGATTTCCCTGTGGAGAAGTTTAAAAATCTCCATTTTGTCTCAATGAGTGAGTATGATATCTCTTTTAATCCATATTTGGAAGTAGCTTTTAGAAATCCGGAGTTGAAGAATATCCTTGGTGAAGTACTCGCTAATCATGATTTAAAACAGTTAAGATTAGCAGAAACAGAGAAATATGCCCACGTAACTTTCTTTTTTAATTGCGGAAGAGAAGAACCATTTAAGGGAGAAGAGAGAATACTGATTCCATCACCTAAGGTCGCATCTTATGATCTGCAACCCGAAATGAGTGCTCTTGAAGTTAAAGATAAGCTATTACAAGCACTTCAGCAAGAAGAGTACAGTTTGATAGTAGTTAATTTTGCCAATTGTGATATGGTTGGGCATACCGGAGTGTTTGAAGCAGCAGTTAAGGCAGTAGAGACAGTAGATCTTTGTGTTGGCGAAATAGTGCCTCAAGCAAAAAGGCATGGATATGATATAATAATAACAGCAGATCATGGTAATGCCGAGAAGATGCTCGATGAAAATGACAATATATTTACTGCTCACACGACTAATATAGTTCCAATTGGCATATACCGTCAGGAAGGAAACGATTTCAGTATAGAAGAGAATGTCCTTGGTGCCTTAGCACCTACAATTCTTTCGATGCTTGATATTCCAATACCTGAAGAGATGGATGTTAAATGTTTAATAAAAGAATGTCAATAA